A stretch of Haladaptatus cibarius D43 DNA encodes these proteins:
- a CDS encoding MBL fold metallo-hydrolase, giving the protein MAQELTRGVWLLELGFPVFGANAFLVDDGEVTLVDAGLPWFGVRRELRDAGYEVADIDRVLVTHYDIDHIGGLRNLPDLDAPVFVGQRDADLLSGTYDPPLFHHKGAFHRLARVLVPIPERFEILPLEDGAEIGGFRAYHTPGHNPGHTVYVHDDLEVGLVGDLVWERNGALTPPEWWDSYDTHEIRRSIRRFAGLVPTIDVLCMGHGTPILRDGSDVLLNLVRRL; this is encoded by the coding sequence ATGGCGCAGGAACTCACGAGAGGCGTCTGGTTGCTCGAACTCGGTTTTCCCGTCTTCGGTGCGAACGCCTTTCTCGTGGACGACGGCGAGGTGACGCTGGTCGATGCGGGCCTGCCGTGGTTCGGCGTGCGCCGTGAACTCCGTGACGCGGGCTACGAAGTCGCGGACATCGACCGCGTGCTGGTTACGCACTACGACATCGACCACATCGGCGGCCTTCGAAACCTGCCCGACCTCGACGCGCCCGTGTTCGTCGGCCAGCGCGATGCCGACCTGCTTTCCGGAACCTACGACCCGCCGTTGTTCCACCACAAGGGGGCGTTCCATCGCCTCGCTCGCGTGCTCGTCCCGATTCCGGAGCGGTTCGAAATCCTGCCGTTGGAAGACGGCGCAGAAATCGGTGGATTCAGGGCGTATCACACCCCGGGCCACAATCCGGGACATACCGTCTACGTTCACGATGATTTGGAAGTCGGCTTGGTCGGCGACCTCGTCTGGGAGCGCAACGGCGCGCTGACGCCCCCGGAATGGTGGGACTCTTACGACACTCACGAAATTCGACGGAGTATCCGCCGATTCGCCGGATTGGTTCCGACAATCGACGTGCTCTGTATGGGCCACGGGACGCCGATTCTGCGCGATGGTTCGGACGTGCTTTTGAACCTCGTCCGTCGGCTGTGA
- a CDS encoding DUF7504 family protein, with the protein MPFVREGGRNEDDCDFDIALQALKRQGCTLLVTGAVPEYVTAQATQRLLGDPHRDRKRLLVFTDASLKHVERSLPPNVRRSDESIEIIESTGDDRSIPPESQFIGTSDCEVGRLQDELAHAISHFDTVADGLDPAELRVCIDSLESILEANDRPETIRFLRGTSALVRGVRGIQHVHLPVSDESPVVTELSPLFDARIELRKRDTLVAEQRWHVPGHDITTTWSQL; encoded by the coding sequence ATGCCATTCGTGCGAGAGGGCGGTCGGAACGAGGATGACTGCGACTTCGACATCGCGCTACAAGCCTTGAAACGACAGGGATGTACCCTGTTGGTGACGGGTGCGGTGCCGGAGTACGTCACCGCGCAAGCGACACAGCGACTGCTCGGCGACCCGCACCGTGACCGCAAACGACTCCTCGTGTTTACCGATGCGTCTCTCAAACACGTAGAGCGCAGTCTCCCGCCGAACGTGCGACGAAGCGACGAGAGCATCGAAATCATCGAATCTACCGGAGACGACCGTTCGATACCACCGGAAAGCCAATTCATCGGAACTAGCGACTGCGAGGTCGGCCGTCTGCAAGACGAACTCGCGCACGCAATCAGCCACTTCGATACCGTTGCCGACGGACTCGACCCTGCGGAACTCAGAGTCTGCATCGACTCACTCGAATCGATACTCGAAGCCAACGACCGTCCCGAAACGATTCGATTTCTTCGCGGGACTTCGGCGCTGGTTCGCGGCGTTCGCGGCATTCAACACGTTCATCTCCCCGTATCGGACGAATCGCCGGTAGTAACGGAACTGTCTCCGCTGTTCGACGCGCGTATCGAACTCCGAAAACGGGACACGCTGGTTGCAGAACAACGGTGGCACGTTCCGGGACACGACATCACGACGACGTGGTCACAGTTGTAG
- a CDS encoding NAD-dependent epimerase/dehydratase family protein yields the protein MGVRYLVTGATGALGSAVVERLLESNPDDQIRVFVRSKRRFRERFPSLRVEIVRGNVLTPLNVRRAVRNVDVVFHCINVPLTNYYHTLESARLLVAAIGDADTHVVYPGNTWVFAVRESLTEAPPISPDTPIDPPSRVARIKAEAEEMLFRAPFPATVVHLPDFYGPGVTNDLARPLFERPIADTNVLFPAPVDVPHEFVFIEDAARALISVADSFREDSSRWVEADRRFTVGTEPTTVSAFAQKVYDMVGTNGRVRGLPTWLLRSGALFSDRIEVLSEIIHVFTHDTTMNGNAIRERDGFEPQIDYETGIDRTVAWFEGAR from the coding sequence ATGGGGGTACGCTATCTCGTCACAGGGGCGACTGGCGCACTGGGGAGTGCCGTCGTCGAACGACTGCTGGAATCGAACCCGGACGACCAGATACGGGTGTTCGTCCGAAGCAAACGACGCTTCCGCGAGCGCTTCCCGAGCCTTCGCGTCGAAATCGTTCGCGGAAACGTTCTCACTCCGCTGAACGTGCGCCGGGCGGTTCGGAACGTGGACGTAGTTTTTCACTGCATCAATGTCCCGCTCACGAACTACTATCACACGCTCGAATCGGCGCGCCTGCTGGTCGCCGCCATCGGTGATGCCGACACGCACGTCGTCTACCCCGGAAATACGTGGGTGTTTGCGGTTCGAGAATCCCTGACAGAAGCGCCACCGATTTCGCCCGACACACCAATCGACCCCCCGTCCCGCGTGGCGAGAATCAAAGCCGAGGCCGAAGAGATGCTGTTTCGAGCGCCGTTTCCGGCGACGGTCGTCCACCTGCCGGATTTCTACGGCCCGGGTGTGACCAACGACCTCGCGCGCCCGTTGTTCGAACGTCCCATCGCCGATACAAACGTGCTGTTTCCCGCTCCTGTAGACGTTCCACACGAGTTCGTCTTCATCGAGGACGCGGCCCGCGCGCTGATTTCCGTGGCCGATTCGTTCCGTGAGGACTCGTCGCGGTGGGTCGAGGCCGACCGCCGATTCACCGTCGGAACTGAACCGACGACGGTTAGCGCTTTCGCGCAAAAGGTCTACGATATGGTCGGAACGAACGGACGAGTCAGGGGACTTCCGACGTGGCTGCTTCGGAGCGGTGCCCTGTTCAGCGATCGAATCGAGGTACTGAGCGAAATTATTCACGTTTTCACACATGATACGACGATGAACGGGAATGCGATTCGAGAACGAGACGGATTCGAACCACAGATCGACTACGAAACGGGCATCGACCGAACTGTCGCGTGGTTCGAGGGGGCACGATAA
- a CDS encoding CPBP family intramembrane glutamic endopeptidase yields MELWNRRSRALFAAIGLGFGGYAFAVVLVLFAAGVLLAVGVPVLDRPSLTVAVSIVMGQGVAFGLFALAYLRYTGRGFDYIKVRVPTIRDFGWTVGGFVVFYSGLIAVSIVLATFGIQSAQNEIATLGEQDPRVFLLLIPLSFLLIGPGEELLYRGVVQERLRESFGRWPAIALASLIFAFVHVFSLQGQDTGVLVYLGILFVLSPILGAAYEYTRNLVVPSLIHGAFNALQFGLAYLMTTGQLPS; encoded by the coding sequence ATGGAACTGTGGAATCGGCGTTCGCGGGCGCTGTTCGCCGCCATCGGTCTCGGATTCGGTGGCTATGCGTTCGCCGTCGTTCTCGTCCTGTTCGCCGCAGGCGTGCTTCTCGCGGTCGGCGTTCCGGTCCTCGACCGGCCGTCTCTCACGGTGGCCGTTTCAATCGTCATGGGACAAGGTGTCGCCTTCGGCCTGTTCGCGCTGGCGTATTTGCGATACACCGGCAGAGGGTTCGACTACATCAAGGTTCGAGTTCCGACCATCCGCGATTTCGGCTGGACTGTCGGTGGTTTCGTCGTCTTCTACAGCGGCCTCATCGCTGTCTCTATCGTCCTCGCAACCTTCGGCATCCAGTCGGCACAGAACGAAATCGCCACGCTCGGGGAGCAAGACCCACGAGTTTTTCTCCTCCTGATTCCGCTCTCGTTCCTGCTTATCGGCCCGGGTGAGGAACTGCTCTATCGCGGAGTCGTTCAGGAACGACTCCGCGAATCGTTCGGCCGCTGGCCCGCCATCGCGCTGGCGAGTCTCATCTTCGCGTTCGTCCACGTCTTTTCGCTGCAAGGCCAAGATACGGGTGTCCTCGTCTATCTCGGCATCCTGTTCGTCCTTTCGCCGATTCTCGGTGCGGCCTACGAGTACACGAGAAATCTCGTCGTTCCGTCTCTGATTCACGGCGCGTTCAACGCACTTCAGTTCGGACTGGCGTATCTGATGACGACCGGCCAACTTCCCTCCTGA
- a CDS encoding AI-2E family transporter — MSGEEGQLRERARLAWWVVGVAFGVVMLFVFYAFAGTFALGLFMYYATRPIYDRLEARLGYPGVTAIASLFAILLPILLLVAYAVAVSALEVVRIAGNSIAGYEGVLQPYLDLSSLTVRPQRILELARENRSVFTQLGGTELLGGVANMASAFGLTLLQLFVALAFAFYLLRDDDKLVRWFRHRIDGEQETVYTYGKAVDSNLQTVYFGSILHAFVIALVAGIAYNLANVVAPAGLSIPLPTLLGLLTGIASLVPHIGTKLVYVPIALLLLVRALGDGITALWFPLAFVVGVVLVLDVATEAIIRRYTGGRTVHVGLMLFAYIFGPLLFGWYGLFIGPLLLVLLVQFNRIVLPELMQGESIPAAYAGTDSVSGERAAVDESEVRDELDGQDESETESNKTKARETEPSGTGPNGGR; from the coding sequence TTCGGAGTGGTAATGTTGTTCGTTTTCTACGCCTTCGCGGGGACGTTCGCACTCGGTCTGTTCATGTACTACGCCACGCGGCCCATTTACGACCGACTGGAAGCGCGACTGGGCTATCCGGGCGTCACCGCAATCGCGTCGCTGTTCGCAATTTTGCTCCCAATCCTCCTGTTGGTCGCCTACGCCGTGGCGGTCAGCGCGCTGGAAGTCGTGAGAATCGCGGGGAACTCGATTGCTGGCTACGAGGGCGTGCTTCAACCGTATCTCGACCTGTCGTCGCTGACGGTTCGCCCACAGCGAATACTCGAACTCGCACGCGAAAATCGAAGCGTGTTCACCCAACTTGGCGGGACGGAACTGCTCGGTGGCGTTGCAAACATGGCGAGCGCGTTCGGACTCACGCTTTTGCAGTTGTTCGTCGCGCTGGCGTTCGCGTTCTACCTGCTCCGAGACGACGACAAACTCGTTCGGTGGTTTCGTCACCGAATCGATGGCGAGCAAGAGACGGTCTACACCTACGGAAAGGCGGTCGATAGCAACCTCCAGACGGTGTACTTCGGAAGCATCCTCCACGCATTCGTCATCGCGCTCGTCGCCGGAATTGCGTACAACCTCGCCAACGTTGTTGCCCCGGCGGGCCTGTCGATTCCGCTCCCAACTTTACTCGGACTGCTGACGGGAATCGCCAGCCTCGTGCCACACATCGGGACGAAACTCGTCTACGTTCCAATCGCGCTGTTGCTCCTCGTTCGTGCGCTCGGCGACGGAATTACCGCCCTCTGGTTTCCGCTCGCGTTCGTCGTGGGGGTCGTCCTCGTGTTGGATGTCGCGACGGAAGCAATCATCAGACGCTACACAGGAGGAAGAACCGTACACGTCGGCCTGATGCTGTTCGCATACATTTTCGGCCCGTTGCTGTTCGGATGGTACGGACTGTTTATCGGGCCGTTACTGCTCGTACTACTCGTGCAGTTCAACCGTATCGTGCTTCCGGAACTGATGCAGGGGGAGTCGATTCCGGCGGCGTATGCGGGCACTGATTCCGTGTCCGGCGAACGCGCGGCGGTGGACGAATCGGAAGTTCGGGATGAACTGGACGGGCAGGACGAATCAGAAACGGAGTCGAACAAAACGAAGGCGAGGGAAACAGAGCCAAGCGGAACAGGGCCGAACGGGGGGCGATGA